From the Rhinolophus sinicus isolate RSC01 linkage group LG02, ASM3656204v1, whole genome shotgun sequence genome, one window contains:
- the FAM186A gene encoding protein FAM186A, whose product MKSRVCAKCSEGTPNAAEKVVDNRKKKKITQLFKIFTKMQNETDDESESENEVMDPIMSRIAQSMVSKLEIPDTTQQVISKIERAQLFRSRQDMSMQLGEIMQSVQRTLNRYTVDVTLHPGKKIAYAEYKRRRMNLLEKIAAYANSAEIKENILVHILAWLEEWNGILSETTAVDTDDHYHWLAQMEILPETFKAIESDVKILIRISTSLLEVKKRQTKKLTSRGALWKSWKERVIKRPATAHALRPDQMISDDFARNIKVSEIQGMLQELIGTAMFNKLENSAIKYISSTIANLSKALSALNDEVKLINFQSASVYINETNEREKELSQKIIQDLSEKNVMLQQKLQDAEEKCDQLIRSKVSSVSPTSTLKILSELSPQSPMAISKADKEDSIDSILAKQFENIVDEAHRKGTRASGIKWDSAMSYTAQVEMTPDLIGQQSPLPEKKQKTPKNITEDTVLLKKDGVYQKDGADEYQSPKRKHTKRTSLQGTSLSHLSEDKGKKMVSEPKVDYQFELQALEKKSKEMKSFSEAKSRSSLESKDQRVPTDFPSTHIESPGGKSGTSSLWERVRKLKTEYLLGKSQVSSENKEEPTPESIDESESEISTTEPFRLTERDHPSEILKTKGKKYQISLETTKSKEEKTGEKDTSVITKKFKSHELVKSQPRITEETSESIRGLGSSHGKSEQNNLEEFQKAIMAFLKEKTDHIEKPLDEKTVPEKELLLQKAEAEKLEIIKAKIEEYFQSVAETVIKIWRKYKDIKYAGQVKEKPMKQKKVVSYMPGLHVQKPTSENSKISTLLSDESMDPVVHSLIEMIVTEIESERDAPVVSIAGIHHKEKEKQRQKEYLQEGQENNFDINLKDQLEEERNLWEKSYNMIKKNLKKEKAWFQMEEGEKKQQKNRWQEEEVREEQQKQRIEKQSEKDVQQKQMEDEEEERQKQKQQQLEAWEQTVKTQGVPLEKKGQQMRQVQKEVKHLQLESSWERQEKQKPRRKVEDHKRQWQKKGRDPIKMEEENSEALKELFSHTSVPLSPRRKKRSKDAFQLYKPQESHGSLQTLESLVEEEHPIPVTLPTPAQAPSPGPYPISGWSPTKSIAVTAEQAQALGITVTPEQVQAQGIILTPQQAQALGVTITPEQAQALGVTITPEQAQALGVTVTPEQAQALGVTVTPQQAQALGVTVTPQQAQALGVTVTPQQAQALGVTVTPQQAQALGVTVTPQQAQALGVTVTPQQAQALGVTVTPQQAQALGVTVTPQQAQAFGVTVTPQQAQAQGITLTAEQFKALVVSLTPEKSQRLGLILTHEQVQALRSPLSLEQDWTLRGPITPSQDQTLKASVTSEQTWATQIPVTTKQAQKSGVPITPGQDEALGVTPQQTQALQDLLPEQAQALELTCTPEKVQTLGITCIPEQTQAVGTTLTPEQEQALGVPLTLDQAQALETSLTEKQAWKLGVSITPEIVQEVSNVLTLKQNQALGVPIAPPKAWMSAVTLTPEQTQALGAPLTSAHFLGSPITPEQVQPLGAPFTPGQAQPMGITRMSEQDLKSRVLPTNEQLSPLRADPSSGHTLDVGISSIADKSIKPRVPHITKQSLIFTPSTLRPSQESKASLPPGKPMTSRTRRPLALSVRTAEKSSIEVSSTPLQISRSPLTQALFVPGKSLGIGTPSDPRKLPAPQTFPSSRQTLVSKSQSTSVQLLAPEVPPTLPGKLPISGAPPTPGQPLAMDFLHSSRQFLTSRDSLPPQSCLIAKDPLAPRQLLIAGVPPTTSQISTVCDPLSPGKPFIPGASSIHGELMESGPLIPSEQPQAFQPSAAHEQSPYLQALSSLGQHLAPWTLPGQASPLQISFTPGHPPTLWAPSTPAQPQKDLSSAVSKKSKKRLETISSLKLQSTLVHPSAPSFKVPQAPFTTKKFQISEVSDTPEETQILSDPFAVEQFRTFQSYLANYRTPVSQLPYIDAGTLPTLMKPMTLPPALITQLPQTSQTAPSLWDQKSRFPPINKPCILTSVSGTKKPTIMVPSPSSSQEFKEQRYFVDVVAQRKNLILLHQATETSGLPSELHATARDLIIETLHTNTVRLGYLFRKYIAYRLIQRARNNIIKRLQAIQNSGKGYEMQNLYIMLSRIDDYQKNVMAVWTKKQMSLEQKRNQCLRKMMFLFSQLQEIHKLNLSQPIPLIINEKQIPAPTRFVQQPLLELLEKDRRSDILKKFRYVIEKTDTIWNADQSTSSYPITEKTSINSLWAQLGGYPAIPMLLQLDVQSTFRKSLASIQSQ is encoded by the exons ATGAAGAGCCGAGTTTGTGCGAAGTGTTCTGAAGGAACGCCCAACGCTGCCGAAAAGGTGGtggataacagaaaaaaa aagaaaatcactcaacttttcaaaatatttaccaaaatgcAAAATGAGACAGATGATGAATCTGAATCAGAAAATGAAGTTATGGATCCCATCATGTCCAGAATAGCGCAATCAATGGTCTCTAAACTTGAGATCCCAGACACAACACAGCAAGTCATCTCTAAGATTGAGCGAGCACAACTCTTTCGATCCAGACAG GACATGAGTATGCAGCTCGGTGAGATAATGCAAAGTGTGCAGCGGACACTCAATCGCTACACTGTTGATGTGACCCTGCACCCTGGAAAGAAAATCGCCTATGCAGAATATAAGAGACGAAGAATGAATTTGCTGGAGAAAATAGCTGCTTATGCTAATTCtgctgaaattaaagaaaatattcttgtcCATATCCTGGCATGGTTGGAAGAATGGA ATGGCATTTTGTCTGAGACGACTGCAGTTGATACTGATGACCACTACCACTGGCTAGCACAAATGGAGATTTTACCAGAAACGTTCAAAGCCATTGAGAGCGATGTCAAGATACTGATTAGAATTAGTACCTCTTTGCTTGAAGTAaagaagagacaaacaaaaaaattaa caTCTAGAGGTGCTCTATGGAAATCTTGGAAAGAAAGAGTTATAAAGCGACCTGCAACAGCCCATGCTTTAAGACCAGATCAGATGATTAGTGACGATTTCGCAAGAAATATAAAGGTTTCAGAAATACAAGGTATGCTACAGGAACTCATAGGTACTGCAATGTTCAATAAATTGGAAAACAGTGCTATTAAATACATATCATCAACAATAGCAAACCTTTCTAAAGCACTGAGTGCACTAAATGATGAAGTAAAACTTATTAACTTCCAAAGTGCCAGTGTGTATATAAATGAGaccaatgaaagagaaaaagagctctCCCAGAAGATAATACAAGATCtcagtgaaaaaaatgtaatgcttcAGCAGAAACTTCAAGATGCAGAAGAAAAATGTGACCAACTTATTCGATCCAAAGTATCTTCAGTGTCACCCACAtcaaccttgaaaatattatctgAGCTTTCTCCACAATCACCCATGGCCATTAGCAAAGCTGATAAAGAAGACAGTATAGACAGTATTTTGGctaaacaatttgaaaatattgtagATGAGGCCCACAGAAAAGGGACCAGAGCCTCGGGGATCAAGTGGGACTCAGCTATGTCATATACAGCCCAAGTTGAAATGACTCCAGATTTAATTGGACAGCAATCCCCTTTACctgagaaaaaacagaaaacacctaaAAATATCACTGAAGATACGGTATTACTAAAGAAGGATGGTGTCTATCAGAAAGACGGGGCTGATGAGTATCAATCACCGAAAAGAAAGCATACAAAAAGAACATCTCTGCAGGGGACCTCTTTATCACATCTGAGTGAAGATAAAGGTAAAAAGATGGTCTCAGAACCCAAAGTTGATTACCAGTTTGAGCTACAAGCACTggaaaagaagagtaaagaaatgaaatcctTTTCTGAAGCCAAATCAAGGTCATCCCTTGAATCAAAAGATCAACGTGTCCCTACTGATTTCCCTTCTACTCACATAGAGAGCCCAGGTGGCAAAAGTGGAACAAGTAGTTTATGGGAACGAGTCAGGAAGCTCAAAACTGAATATTTACTTGGGAAAAGCCAAGTTTCTTCAGAGAATAAAGAGGAGCCCACCCCTGAGTCAATAGATGAGAGCGAAAGTGAGATCAGCACCACAGAGCCATTCAGGCTGACTGAACGGGATCATCCCTCTGAgatattgaaaacaaaaggaaagaaatatcaaATCTCTCTAGAAACtaccaaaagcaaagaagaaaaaacaggagAGAAGGACACATCAGTCATCACCAAGAAGTTCAAGTCTCATGAACTTGTTAAATCACAACCTAGAATAACTGAAGAGACTTCAGAATCTATCAGAGGTCTAGGAAGTTCACATGGCAAAAGTGAACAGAATAACCTGGAAGAATTTCAGAAAGCCATAATGGCTTTCCTGAAAGAGAAAACTGATCACATAGAAAAGCCTTTGGATGAAAAAACTGTGCCAGAAAAGGAGTTATTACTTCaaaaagcagaagcagaaaaattagaaatcataAAGGCAAAAATAGAGGAATATTTCCAAAGTGTGGCTGAAACTGTGATAAAAATCTGgagaaaatacaaagatataaaatacGCAGGACAAGTTAAAGAGAAAcctatgaaacaaaaaaaggtaGTCTCATATATGCCAGGATTGCATGTTCAGAAGCCAACTAgtgaaaattctaaaattagcACCTTACTGTCAGATGAGAGCATGGACCCAGTAGTTCACAGTTTAATAGAAATGATTGTGACTGAAATAGAAAGTGAAAGAGATGCTCCAGTAGTCTCAATAGCAGGGATACAccacaaggaaaaggaaaaacaaagacagaaggaATATCTGCAAGAGGgtcaagaaaacaattttgatatAAATCTTAAAGACCAgttggaagaagaaaggaatctCTGGGAGAAGAGttataatatgataaaaaagaatttgaagaaggaaaaagcatggttccagatggaggaaggagagaaaaagcaacAGAAGAATCGGTGGCAGGAGGAAGAGGTGCGGGAGGAACAGCAAAAACAGAGGATAGAAAAGCAGAGTGAGAAAGATGTGCAGCAAAAGCAAATGGAAGACGAGGAAGAAGAGCGGCAGAAGCAAAAGCAACAGCAGCTGGAAGCATGGGAGCAAACAGTGAAAACGCAAGGGGTGCCCTTGGAGAAGAAGGGACAACAGATGAGACAGGTTCAGAAGGAAGTGAAACATCTACAGCTGGAAAGCAGTTGGGAGAGACAGGAGAAGCAGAAGCCAAGGAGAAAGGTAGAAGACCATAAAAGGCAGTggcagaaaaaaggaagggatccgataaagatggaggaggaaaaCTCGGAAGCACTAAAAGAGCTATTCAGCCACACCTCAGTGCCACTGTCTCCTAGGAGGAAAAAGAGATCGAAAGATGCATTCCAGTTATACAAACCACAAGAGTCCCACGGGAGTCTTCAGACATTAGAGAGTCTTGTTGAAGAAGAGCACCCCATACCAGTCACTCTTCCCACCCCCGCACAGGCTCCCTCACCTGGGCCCTATCCTATTTCTGGATGGTCTCCCACAAAGTCCATCGCTGTCACCGCTGAGCAGGCCCAAGCACTGGGAATCACTGTCACCCCTGAGCAGGTCCAGGCCCAGGGGATCATTCTCACCCCTCAACAGGCCCAAGCACTTGGAGTCACCATCACCCCTGAGCAGGCCCAAGCACTTGGAGTCACCATCACCCCTGAGCAGGCCCAGGCGCTTGGGGTCACCGTCACCCCTGAGCAGGCCCAGGCGCTTGGGGTCACTGTCACCCCTCAGCAGGCCCAGGCGCTTGGGGTCACTGTCACCCCTCAGCAGGCCCAGGCGCTTGGGGTCACTGTCACCCCTCAGCAGGCCCAGGCGCTTGGGGTCACTGTCACCCCTCAGCAGGCCCAGGCGCTTGGGGTCACTGTCACCCCTCAGCAGGCCCAGGCGCTTGGGGTCACTGTCACCCCTCAGCAGGCCCAGGCGCTTGGGGTCACTGTCACCCCTCAGCAGGCCCAGGCGCTTGGGGTCACTGTCACCCCTCAGCAGGCCCAGGCGTTTGGGGTCACTGTCACCCCTCAGCAGGCCCAGGCACAGGGCATCACTCTTACTGCTGAGCAATTCAAGGCACTGGTGGTCTCTCTCACTCCTGAAAAATCGCAGCGTCTGGGACTCATACTCACACATGAGCAAGTCCAAGCATTGAGGTCTCCTCTCTCTCTTGAACAAGACTGGACACTGAGAGGCCCTATTACCCCTAGCCAGGACCAGACACTGAAGGCATCGGTCACTTCTGAACAGACCTGGGCAACGCAGATCCCTGTAACCACAAAACAGGCCCAGAAATCTGGTGTCCCTATAACTCCAGGACAGGATGAGGCATTGGGAGTCACACCACAGCAGACCCAGGCATTGCAGGACCTTCTTCCAGAACAGGCACAGGCACTGGAGTTGACTTGTACTCCTGAGAAAGTGCAGACTTTGGGTATCACATGTATCCCTGAACAAACCCAAGCAGTGGGTACCACCCTCACCCCTGAGCAGGAACAAGCTTTAGGGGTCCCTCTTACCCTTGACCAGGCTCAGGCATTAGAGACCTCTCTCACAGAAAAACAGGCCTGGAAACTGGGGGTCTCTATCACTCCAGAAATAGTTCAAGAAGTATCAAACGTTCTTACTCTTAAGCAGAACCAAGCATTGGGAGTCCCTATTGCCCCCCCAAAAGCCTGGATGTCAGCTGTCACTCTTACACCTGAACAGACCCAGGCTTTGGGGGCCCCTCTCACCTCAGCACATTTCTTAGGCTCTCCCATTACCCCTGAGCAAGTCCAACCTTTGGGAGCCCCCTTTACCCCAGGACAGGCCCAGCCCATGGGTATTACTCGCATGTCTGAACAGGACCTAAAATCAAGAGTTCTTCCCACTAATGAGCAGCTCTCACCACTCAGGGCTGATCCCTCTTCAGGACATACCCTGGACGTTGGGATCTCTTCTATTGCCGATAAATCCATCAAACCAAGGGTTCCTCACATTACTAAGCAGTCCCTCATATTCACTCCTTCCACTCTTAGACCATCTCAAGAATCAAAGGCTTCTCTTCCCCCTGGGAAACCCATGACATCAAGAACTAGGCGACCCCTGGCATTGTCTGTTCGTACTGCTGAGAAGTCCTCAATTGAGGTCTCTTCTACTCCTTTGCAGATATCAAGGTCTCCTCTTACCCAAGCCCTCTTTGTCCCTGGGAAATCCCTAGGAATAGGGACTCCTTCTGACCCTAGGAAGCTCCCAGCACCACAGACTTTTCCTTCCTCTAGACAGACCCTGGTCTCTAAGAGTCAATCCACTTCTGTGCAGTTGCTAGCACCAGAGGTCCCTCCCACCCTGCCTGGGAAGCTCCCCATATCCGGGGCCCCTCCCACTCCAGGGCAGCCCCTTGCAATGGATTTCCTTCATAGCTCTAGGCAATTCCTCACATCTAGGGACTCTCTGCCTCCCCAGTCTTGTCTGATAGCAAAGGACCCTCTTGCCCCCAGGCAGCTCCTTATAGCTGGAGTCCCACCCACCACCTCACAGATTTCCACTGTCTGTGATCCTCTCTCTCCTGGAAAGCCCTTCATTCCTGGGGCTTCTTCCATCCACGGGGAGCTCATGGAATCTGGACCCTTAATCCCCTCTGAGCAGCCCCAGGCATTTCAGCCCTCTGCTGCCCACGAGCAATCTCCCTATCTACAAGCCCTTTCCAGCCTTGGGCAGCATCTGGCACCATGGACTCTTCCTGGGCAAGCTTCCCCACTACAGATCTCTTTCACCCCTGGGCATCCCCCAACACTATGGGCTCCCTCAACTCCTGCACAGCCCCAGAAGGATTTGTCCTCTGCTGTTTCtaagaaaagtaagaaaagattGGAAActatttcttctctgaaattGCAATCAACATTGGTCCATCCCAGTGCTCCAAGCTTCAAGGTACCTCAAGCCCCTTTTACCACTAAGAAGTTCCAAATATCAGAGGTCTCTGACACTCCTGAAGAAACCCAGATACTCTCCGATCCTTTTGCCGTAGAACAGTTTAGAACGTTTCAGTCCTATCTCGCCAATTATAGGACACCAGTATCACAACTCCCCTACATTGATGCAGGGACTCTTCCCACTCTCATGAAGCCTATGACATTGCCGCCTGCTCTTATTACTCAACTACCCCAAACGTCACAGACCGCACCTTCTCTATGGGACCAGAAATCCCGATTCCCCCCTATAAACAAGCCATGTATACTGACTTCAGTTTCAGGTACCAAGAAACCCACGATAATGGtaccctctccttcctcttcccaagAGTTCAAAGAGCAGAGGTATTTTGTTGATGTGGTGGCTCAGAGAAAGAACCTGATACTCTTACATCAGGCCACAGAAACTTCTGGACTTCCTTCAGAACTACATGCAACAGCCAGGGATCTCATAATTGAGACCCTTCATACGAACACAGTTCGGCTGGGATACCTATTCCGCAAATACATTGCCTATAGGCTGATCCAGCGTGCAAG